GTGTCCGGAGCTGGCGCAGCCAAGCTTGGGTCAGGTTACAGTTGGAGGACGACACTTTGGCGCACGCGCTTCCTACGCTTGTCCACATGGCTATCATGTGGTTGGACTGCAGAGTCGCCTCTGTCAGGCCGATGGCAACTGGGCAGGCGCTGAGCCAGCCTGCAAACAGAATAGTAAGTAGGCCACTACTAAGTCCTGAAGAATTTCTTGAATTTCTGAATGTTTTTTTCTCCTTCACTTCTCAGTTTACTGCCTGAAGCCGCCACAGATTGAACACGCTCGTAACTCTGCGCTACCCGAGCAGGAGACTTTTGATTTGGACTCGACGGTGCAGTATCATTGTCACACAGGATATGTGACCAATGGATTCCCACGAGCCAAGTGCTTGGCCATCGATAATCAAGCCAGCTGGTACGGACCGGACATTCAATGCGAACGTAAGTGAATTATCTCAAACATTTTCTGAAAAAATCTCTCTAATACTGGAAAAACCTTCGATTATAGCTCGTTCCTGTGGCCAACCTCCAGATCCTGCCTATGGCTGGCATGCCGGCGAATGTTACACTTACGGTTGCAAGATCACCTATAATTGTGGCACCGGCTACGAGCTGGTGGGCAAACATGAGCGCTACTGTCAATCGGACGGCTCTTGGACGCCTAAGGAGCTCCCCACTTGTGTCTGTGAGTATTATGATGACAACAAATATTGAAccactttttttaatttatgttaacttattattatttcacaattcCTTTCCCGCACATCGAAAAGCGGATAGCGCAAATGTAACCACAACCCCAGCGTCACTTccaatttgaattcaaatccGTTGATAAAAAGACACTTAAATTCATCTTGAACTAAACTGAAAGTCAGCTCGAAATGTGTGCGGTTGATTGACCTCGAAAACTTTTCAATGATCCCTTGTTAATAGCGTCGTTCTACTTTCAATAATAGAGTTTAACCTAACATAAccagaaaaaataataaagcaaaaacgaaaagtattaaaaaaatattcccAAAAGCAA
This DNA window, taken from Drosophila nasuta strain 15112-1781.00 chromosome 2L, ASM2355853v1, whole genome shotgun sequence, encodes the following:
- the LOC132795028 gene encoding protein lev-9 isoform X2, with translation MNCLLLQCLVTMILVYTVISVPTSSSITTTSSIAAAAGQQTTTEIPQQDDDDDDWDEGDDSLESDDDGRVYKNPRNSPSTECPRDEEQATLLGQKCLRKCSSDEDCKSKKKKCLCDGVCGNSCIKPDRECPELAQPSLGQVTVGGRHFGARASYACPHGYHVVGLQSRLCQADGNWAGAEPACKQNIYCLKPPQIEHARNSALPEQETFDLDSTVQYHCHTGYVTNGFPRAKCLAIDNQASWYGPDIQCEPRSCGQPPDPAYGWHAGECYTYGCKITYNCGTGYELVGKHERYCQSDGSWTPKELPTCVSDSANVTTTPASLPI